The following proteins are encoded in a genomic region of Bernardetia sp. MNP-M8:
- a CDS encoding sulfite exporter TauE/SafE family protein, translating to MFFPALLLGLTGSLHCVGMCAPLTFAFMQGKNFVQKLFFYQLGRILMYAILGMGVGFVGQALFFSNWQSYAAFLLGGTLILAGLFSFNLDRITNKISVLKWISLKITPLIGNYLFDEKPYKLFFAGLLNGLLPCGLVYFALLGAVAAGTSLEGGIFMTGFGLGTLPLLLTSLFFSKYFSQKINTKNIIFQKLKIIYPYAFILMGIWFLGMGIISWQNGVADCH from the coding sequence ATGTTTTTTCCAGCTTTACTTCTCGGTCTTACAGGTAGTTTGCATTGTGTGGGAATGTGCGCTCCTCTCACATTTGCATTTATGCAGGGCAAAAATTTTGTTCAAAAACTTTTCTTTTATCAGTTAGGCAGAATTCTGATGTACGCCATTTTAGGAATGGGAGTTGGTTTTGTCGGACAGGCTTTGTTTTTTTCAAATTGGCAAAGTTATGCTGCTTTTCTGTTGGGTGGTACACTGATTTTGGCAGGTCTTTTTAGTTTTAATTTGGATAGAATAACCAATAAAATTTCTGTTTTGAAATGGATTTCTTTAAAAATAACGCCTTTGATAGGAAATTATCTGTTTGATGAAAAACCCTATAAATTATTTTTTGCAGGACTTTTAAATGGTCTGTTGCCTTGTGGTTTGGTTTATTTTGCACTTTTGGGAGCAGTTGCAGCAGGAACAAGCCTTGAAGGTGGAATTTTTATGACAGGTTTTGGGCTTGGAACACTTCCTTTACTTCTTACTTCTTTATTTTTTTCAAAATATTTCTCTCAAAAAATAAATACAAAAAACATTATTTTTCAAAAATTAAAAATTATTTATCCCTATGCTTTTATACTTATGGGTATTTGGTTTTTGGGAATGGGAATAATTTCTTGGCAAAATGGTGTGGCTGATTGTCATTAG
- a CDS encoding Crp/Fnr family transcriptional regulator, producing MKKKKVEFPKCETCPKRAASVFCDLSEEEVANMSATKGCNFYKRGQNLFYEGSRAIGVHCIYEGKVKLTKLGIDGKEQIVKIASDGEVLGYNSLLSQMPYNVSAEALDDAVVCFLPTSTFSELIDDNKNFPRKMMQLMAKDTQDMEQRLTNWMQKSVRERLAEVLLLLHNRYPDKDKNQTIDVRLSREEIANLVGTATESAIRYLSELNTDKIIELKGKEIIILDREKLVKIANIDIV from the coding sequence ATGAAAAAGAAAAAAGTTGAATTCCCAAAATGTGAAACTTGCCCAAAACGAGCTGCTTCGGTTTTTTGTGATTTATCAGAAGAAGAAGTTGCAAATATGTCAGCTACAAAAGGGTGTAATTTTTATAAACGAGGTCAAAATTTATTTTATGAAGGTTCTCGTGCTATTGGTGTACATTGTATTTATGAAGGAAAAGTAAAACTGACCAAATTAGGAATTGATGGAAAAGAACAGATTGTCAAAATAGCTTCAGATGGAGAGGTATTGGGATATAATTCTTTACTTAGTCAAATGCCTTATAATGTTTCAGCAGAGGCACTAGATGATGCTGTAGTATGTTTTTTACCTACTTCGACTTTTTCAGAACTCATCGACGATAATAAGAATTTTCCTCGTAAGATGATGCAACTGATGGCAAAAGATACGCAAGATATGGAGCAACGTCTTACAAATTGGATGCAAAAATCAGTTAGAGAACGTCTTGCAGAGGTTCTTTTATTGCTTCATAATCGCTACCCAGATAAAGATAAAAATCAAACCATTGATGTTCGTTTGAGCCGAGAAGAAATTGCAAATCTCGTCGGAACTGCCACAGAAAGTGCCATTCGTTATCTTTCTGAACTCAACACTGATAAAATTATAGAATTAAAAGGAAAGGAAATAATTATTTTAGATAGAGAAAAACTTGTCAAGATAGCCAATATTGATATAGTTTAA
- a CDS encoding redoxin domain-containing protein: MTIFLRLIYIFKSPIAKKIILVLCFLFSFSFSFESFAQFSTILEGKMLPASSYEIIIEYQYQYLTFQPKRHLVTTNEKGEFNFIIPLKKSTWLLWKCKDKQGQIYLHVGDSLNMQVELGALPYGTKFSGLGAAENNFLQKWEIEFGNSSKNTLYPKKYKNSNEKNFKSEVEKLRKNQFKLLEETIGKKPLSDDFILAMEQRIAYENANHLAEYSVLHAFLNEQTPKILSDEYYSFFEETIIQSPSALNQPAYLRFLRNYLEFRYIKSHQETSLKAYSDLYYPLLFEITEKELLGSVQAHAQSILIIELAKQGNEKLYKKYYKKYLSIHKDDKSASVLKEFIENSQKMKIGKLAPNFSLPDATGATVKLSDFRGKIVYLFFGSLESDFIENYLKGFEYLNNQIKNQTENKSNQIVFLWIQTAKLSSTVSSNNKNLETRFKELNITSLTCYFSDTLGYNLNGLPSAFLIDKKGKLVYSDTKLPSDIGLLEDISYFLND, encoded by the coding sequence ATGACTATTTTTTTACGTTTAATTTATATTTTTAAAAGCCCTATTGCAAAAAAAATTATTCTAGTCTTGTGCTTTTTATTTTCATTTAGTTTTTCTTTTGAAAGTTTTGCTCAATTTTCTACTATTTTAGAAGGAAAAATGCTTCCTGCGTCTTCGTATGAAATAATTATAGAATATCAATATCAATACTTGACTTTTCAACCCAAAAGACACCTTGTTACAACAAATGAAAAAGGAGAATTTAATTTTATAATTCCTCTCAAAAAATCAACTTGGCTTTTATGGAAATGTAAAGACAAACAAGGACAAATTTATCTTCATGTAGGTGATAGTTTAAATATGCAAGTAGAATTAGGTGCTTTGCCTTATGGAACAAAATTTTCTGGCTTGGGTGCAGCCGAAAATAACTTTCTACAAAAATGGGAAATAGAATTTGGCAATAGTTCTAAAAATACGCTGTATCCAAAGAAATATAAAAATTCGAATGAAAAAAATTTTAAAAGCGAAGTAGAGAAGTTACGTAAAAATCAATTCAAGCTTTTAGAAGAAACCATAGGAAAAAAACCTCTTTCTGACGATTTTATTTTGGCAATGGAACAGCGAATTGCGTATGAAAATGCAAATCATTTAGCTGAATATTCTGTTTTACACGCTTTTTTGAATGAACAAACACCAAAAATTCTGTCTGACGAATATTACTCTTTTTTTGAAGAAACAATTATTCAAAGTCCATCAGCTCTAAATCAGCCTGCTTATTTACGTTTTTTGAGAAATTATTTAGAATTTCGTTATATCAAATCTCACCAAGAAACTTCTCTAAAAGCCTATTCGGATTTGTATTACCCTCTTTTATTTGAGATTACAGAAAAAGAACTCCTTGGAAGCGTACAAGCACACGCACAGTCCATTTTGATTATAGAATTAGCCAAACAAGGCAACGAAAAACTCTATAAAAAATACTATAAGAAATATCTTTCCATTCATAAAGACGACAAATCAGCTTCAGTTCTAAAAGAGTTTATTGAAAATAGTCAGAAGATGAAAATAGGAAAACTTGCACCCAACTTTTCTTTACCAGATGCAACTGGTGCAACTGTAAAATTATCTGATTTTAGAGGCAAAATTGTTTATTTGTTTTTTGGCTCTTTAGAAAGTGATTTTATAGAAAATTATTTAAAAGGTTTTGAATACTTAAATAATCAAATAAAAAATCAAACTGAAAATAAATCAAATCAAATTGTGTTCCTTTGGATTCAGACAGCAAAATTAAGTTCTACTGTTTCTTCAAACAATAAAAATTTAGAGACTAGGTTTAAAGAACTAAATATAACTTCTCTCACTTGTTATTTTTCTGATACATTAGGGTATAACTTGAATGGCTTGCCATCAGCTTTTCTAATCGATAAAAAAGGCAAATTGGTATATTCTGACACAAAATTACCTTCTGACATTGGACTCTTAGAAGATATTAGCTATTTTTTGAATGATTAA
- a CDS encoding cation diffusion facilitator family transporter, giving the protein MSHSHDHNHTGHRHEHAPQSLENINSAFYIGIALNIVFTAIEFIYGYSTDSLALLSDATHNLSDVGSLILALVGMKLAKKTATLSYTYGFKKASLLASLINSVLLVAVAGGIIYEAIHRFTNPSPLTGNTIIVVSAIGVVINTVSAFLFFKGQKDDINVKGAFLHLLVDALVSVGVVIAGTIIYFTDWTIIDPIISCVIAIVVLVSTWNLFNESVRLVLDGVPSSIKIEDIKESLLEIEEIDKVHHMHVWALSSTENAMTVHVVLKKYALDAANSNAETPLQRWERLKLIIRHKLLHHSVHHATLELDADDSLADEKVH; this is encoded by the coding sequence ATGTCACATTCACACGACCATAATCATACAGGACATAGGCACGAACACGCTCCCCAAAGTCTAGAAAATATCAATTCAGCTTTTTACATTGGTATTGCTCTCAATATTGTTTTTACAGCTATCGAATTTATTTATGGTTATTCTACTGATTCTTTAGCTCTTTTGTCAGATGCCACTCATAATCTAAGTGATGTAGGAAGTCTTATTTTAGCTCTTGTTGGGATGAAACTTGCCAAAAAAACAGCTACTCTAAGCTATACCTATGGTTTTAAAAAGGCTTCTTTATTAGCTTCTCTTATCAATTCTGTTTTGCTTGTGGCTGTTGCTGGAGGAATTATTTATGAAGCAATTCACCGTTTTACTAATCCTTCTCCTTTAACAGGAAATACTATTATTGTTGTCTCTGCAATTGGAGTTGTGATAAACACAGTTTCTGCATTTTTATTTTTTAAAGGACAAAAAGATGATATTAATGTAAAAGGAGCTTTTTTACATTTGCTTGTCGATGCGCTTGTTTCAGTAGGTGTAGTGATTGCAGGAACGATTATTTATTTTACAGATTGGACAATTATTGACCCTATTATTAGCTGCGTTATTGCAATTGTTGTTTTGGTTTCGACATGGAATTTGTTTAATGAAAGTGTGCGTTTGGTTTTAGATGGCGTTCCGAGCAGCATAAAAATAGAAGATATAAAGGAGTCTCTTTTAGAAATAGAAGAAATAGATAAAGTTCATCACATGCATGTTTGGGCATTGAGCAGTACCGAAAATGCAATGACTGTGCATGTTGTTTTAAAAAAATATGCCTTAGATGCTGCAAATAGCAATGCCGAAACTCCTCTTCAACGTTGGGAACGTCTTAAATTGATTATTCGTCATAAACTTCTGCATCATTCTGTTCATCATGCGACTTTAGAACTTGATGCTGATGATAGTTTGGCAGATGAGAAAGTGCATTAA
- a CDS encoding histone H1 translates to MGRYQEVEDLITQLKEDFSKFYDKENQAAGTRIRKGMQDLKKIAQEIRTEVQETKNKRTEAAKK, encoded by the coding sequence ATGGGTCGTTATCAAGAAGTCGAAGACTTAATCACACAACTTAAAGAAGATTTTTCTAAATTTTACGATAAAGAAAATCAAGCAGCAGGAACTCGTATCCGTAAAGGAATGCAAGACCTCAAAAAAATAGCACAAGAAATCCGTACAGAAGTACAGGAAACTAAAAACAAACGTACTGAAGCTGCTAAGAAGTAA
- a CDS encoding pyridoxal phosphate-dependent aminotransferase family protein has protein sequence MDLFEKLKTNRGPLGQFSSIAHGYFAFPKLEGELKPRMRFRGKEVLTWSLNNYLGLANHPEVRKADTEATKDWGLAYPMGSRMMSGNSNTIEEFESQLSDFVQKEDTFILNYGYQGIMSVVDALLDRKDVVVYDSESHACILDGLRMSLAKRYVFPHNNIENCEKQLERATKYVENTGGAILVITEGVFGMLGDQGKLKEIVELRKKYNFRMLVDDAHGFGTMGETGIGTGEAQGVQDEIDIYFSTFAKSMASIGAFVSGPEDVINYLRYNMRSQIYAKTLPMPLVVGNMKRLEMLRTMPELKANLWKVVRALQDGLRENGFNIGETDSPVTPVFLSGGNNEAGNLIIDLRENYFIFCSVVIYPVVPKDVIMLRLIPTAAHTLEDVKQTIEAFKAVSDKLKNGVYANNEISAAI, from the coding sequence GTGGATTTATTCGAAAAATTAAAAACAAATCGTGGCCCTTTAGGTCAATTTTCTTCTATTGCACATGGCTATTTTGCGTTTCCAAAATTGGAAGGCGAATTGAAGCCTCGCATGAGATTTAGAGGAAAAGAAGTATTGACATGGAGTTTGAATAATTACTTAGGACTTGCTAACCACCCAGAGGTTCGTAAGGCAGATACAGAAGCTACTAAAGATTGGGGACTTGCCTATCCGATGGGTTCACGTATGATGTCTGGAAACTCAAATACAATAGAAGAATTTGAATCTCAGCTTTCGGATTTTGTACAAAAAGAAGATACTTTTATATTGAATTATGGCTATCAAGGGATTATGTCTGTTGTAGATGCACTTCTTGATCGTAAAGATGTTGTAGTTTATGATTCTGAATCACATGCTTGTATTCTTGATGGACTCAGAATGAGCCTTGCAAAACGTTATGTTTTTCCTCACAATAATATCGAAAACTGTGAAAAACAATTAGAAAGAGCTACTAAATATGTAGAGAATACAGGAGGAGCTATTTTAGTAATTACAGAAGGAGTATTTGGAATGCTTGGCGACCAAGGTAAACTAAAAGAAATTGTTGAGCTTAGAAAAAAATATAATTTTCGTATGCTTGTTGACGATGCTCATGGCTTCGGTACAATGGGAGAAACAGGAATCGGAACGGGAGAAGCACAAGGCGTTCAAGACGAAATTGATATTTATTTCTCTACATTTGCCAAATCTATGGCAAGTATTGGAGCTTTCGTTTCAGGTCCTGAAGACGTAATTAATTATTTACGTTACAACATGCGTTCACAGATTTATGCAAAGACATTACCAATGCCTCTTGTTGTTGGCAACATGAAACGTTTGGAAATGCTTCGTACTATGCCAGAACTAAAAGCTAATCTTTGGAAAGTAGTGCGTGCGCTTCAAGATGGTTTGCGTGAAAATGGCTTTAATATTGGCGAGACAGATTCACCTGTTACACCTGTATTTTTGAGTGGTGGCAATAATGAAGCAGGAAATCTTATCATTGACCTTCGTGAAAATTACTTTATTTTCTGTTCGGTTGTAATTTATCCAGTTGTTCCTAAAGATGTAATTATGTTGCGTCTTATTCCAACAGCAGCGCATACATTAGAAGATGTAAAACAAACCATTGAAGCATTTAAAGCAGTTTCGGATAAGCTCAAAAATGGAGTTTATGCAAACAATGAAATTAGTGCTGCTATCTAA
- a CDS encoding CPBP family intramembrane glutamic endopeptidase — protein MKNILISPDSSKINWKAIAVYYVLACAISFPFFWWRHFNTDSWIDWKMIGFAKQWFIMWGVGISALVCYFLFRKSIEKTVSLGGTSWIKSLIFYFLPVFGLCTVGIEGLPFPVHVAPLVLSIVGFISILGEEIGWRGFLQDSLKNVKPLPKYLIIAVLWEFWHIFVRTSSGEWYMIIVKILAFGLGSFIISVILGKAIEKTKSLFVVVTLHAWIDILIEFGSTGTYIVFACCIPVWIYMILTWENKLTIFTSKK, from the coding sequence ATGAAAAATATACTTATTTCTCCTGATTCTTCAAAAATAAATTGGAAAGCGATTGCAGTTTATTATGTTTTGGCGTGTGCCATTTCGTTTCCTTTTTTTTGGTGGCGACACTTTAATACAGACAGTTGGATAGACTGGAAAATGATAGGTTTTGCCAAACAATGGTTCATCATGTGGGGAGTCGGAATTTCGGCTTTAGTATGTTATTTTTTGTTTAGAAAAAGCATTGAAAAAACGGTTTCTCTAGGAGGAACTTCTTGGATAAAATCCCTTATTTTTTATTTCCTGCCTGTGTTTGGACTTTGCACTGTGGGAATAGAAGGACTTCCTTTTCCTGTTCATGTTGCGCCTTTAGTGTTATCTATTGTAGGTTTTATTTCTATTTTGGGAGAAGAAATTGGCTGGAGAGGTTTTTTACAAGACAGTTTGAAGAATGTAAAACCACTACCAAAATATTTAATCATTGCTGTTTTATGGGAGTTTTGGCATATTTTCGTTCGTACTTCTTCTGGAGAATGGTATATGATTATCGTTAAAATTTTAGCTTTTGGCTTAGGCAGTTTTATTATTAGTGTTATTTTGGGAAAAGCTATCGAAAAAACAAAATCCCTTTTTGTGGTCGTAACTCTGCACGCTTGGATTGATATACTTATCGAATTTGGAAGTACAGGAACATACATCGTTTTTGCTTGTTGTATTCCTGTTTGGATTTATATGATTTTAACTTGGGAAAATAAATTAACTATCTTTACTAGTAAAAAATAA
- a CDS encoding IS110 family transposase, producing the protein MQTYQNFIGIDVSKEHLDIAILQEGEVVNHKRIENNLNAIQTYLFSFQDLYELEKSLFCMEHTGMYINWLVIALMEFNCAIWVENAIQIKRSMGVKKLKNDKADAENIGAYAFRFQDKANLYIPPTQELETLKTLQTLRKKLVTHRQELETYVGEQSQFSKASIQQLLEESSKTTLEHFSLRIEEIEKQMHQIIQEDAELKELYRLTTSVVGVGKVTAIQLLVATDGFTKFDTAKQLASYCGVVPFENSSGKFKGRARVSKMANKTLKTALHMCALSAMKVEGEMREYYLRKVAEGKNKMSVINALRNKIIQRIFACVKNKTLYDRNGINFNNFSKG; encoded by the coding sequence ATGCAAACTTACCAAAATTTTATAGGCATTGATGTGAGCAAAGAACATTTAGATATTGCTATTCTTCAAGAAGGAGAAGTAGTAAATCATAAACGCATTGAGAACAATTTGAACGCAATACAGACCTATCTTTTTTCTTTTCAAGACCTTTATGAGCTAGAGAAAAGTTTGTTTTGTATGGAACATACAGGAATGTATATCAACTGGCTTGTCATTGCTTTGATGGAATTTAATTGTGCCATTTGGGTAGAAAATGCCATTCAAATTAAACGTTCTATGGGTGTCAAAAAGCTTAAAAATGACAAAGCTGATGCTGAAAATATCGGAGCTTATGCCTTTCGTTTTCAAGACAAAGCGAACTTATATATTCCTCCTACTCAAGAACTAGAAACCCTAAAAACCTTGCAGACACTACGAAAAAAGCTAGTTACTCACAGACAGGAGCTAGAAACTTACGTTGGTGAGCAGAGCCAATTTAGCAAAGCGTCTATTCAGCAGCTTCTAGAGGAAAGCTCTAAAACAACGTTGGAACACTTTAGCCTTCGCATAGAAGAAATAGAAAAGCAGATGCATCAAATTATTCAAGAGGATGCTGAATTGAAAGAACTCTATCGGCTCACCACTTCTGTAGTAGGTGTTGGAAAAGTAACAGCGATTCAGTTACTGGTAGCTACTGATGGTTTTACCAAATTTGATACTGCCAAACAACTCGCTTCTTATTGTGGTGTTGTGCCTTTTGAAAACTCTTCTGGGAAATTTAAAGGCAGGGCAAGAGTATCAAAAATGGCTAATAAAACCCTCAAAACAGCCTTGCACATGTGCGCTTTATCTGCTATGAAAGTAGAGGGGGAGATGAGAGAGTATTACCTAAGAAAAGTAGCAGAAGGCAAGAATAAAATGAGTGTTATTAATGCCTTACGAAATAAAATTATACAACGCATTTTTGCCTGTGTAAAAAACAAAACGCTATATGATAGAAACGGAATAAATTTTAACAATTTTTCTAAAGGATAG
- the trpS gene encoding tryptophan--tRNA ligase, translating to MSRILTGIQSSGRPHLGNLLGAILPAIELSKKAGNDSYFFIADLHSLTTVKDAETRIQNTNAVAAAWLAFGFDIEKNTFYRQSRIPEVTELAWHLSCFTPFPMLANAHSFKDKSDSLSDVNAGLFTYPVLMAADILMYDAEFVPVGKDQIQHLEITRDIASAFNNKYGEIFVMPEVKVDEQIMTIPGTDGRKMSKSYGNIVDIFLPEKQLKKQVMSIVTDSTPLEEPKDTETCNVFSLYKLLASESDLKTMKQNYAGGNYGYGHAKKALLELILDKYKNERITFDKLMADEKELDNKLKIGEEKARKVAFEVLQKVRKQLGFA from the coding sequence ATGTCCCGTATTCTCACAGGTATTCAGTCTTCTGGTCGTCCACATTTAGGAAATCTTTTGGGCGCAATCTTACCAGCTATTGAGCTTTCAAAAAAAGCAGGTAATGATTCTTATTTTTTTATTGCTGACTTGCACTCTCTCACAACGGTAAAAGATGCCGAAACGAGAATTCAAAATACAAATGCTGTTGCTGCTGCGTGGCTGGCTTTTGGTTTTGATATAGAAAAAAATACGTTCTATCGTCAGTCAAGAATCCCAGAAGTAACCGAACTTGCGTGGCATTTATCGTGTTTTACCCCTTTTCCAATGCTTGCCAATGCACATTCGTTCAAAGATAAATCAGATTCTCTTTCAGATGTAAATGCAGGTCTTTTTACGTATCCTGTTTTGATGGCTGCTGATATTTTGATGTATGATGCTGAGTTTGTTCCTGTTGGAAAAGACCAAATTCAACATTTAGAAATTACTAGAGATATTGCTTCAGCTTTTAATAATAAGTACGGAGAAATTTTTGTGATGCCAGAAGTGAAAGTAGATGAACAAATAATGACAATTCCGGGGACTGATGGGCGAAAAATGAGTAAATCGTATGGAAATATTGTCGATATTTTCTTACCTGAAAAGCAGCTCAAAAAGCAAGTTATGTCTATCGTAACAGACAGTACACCTTTAGAAGAACCAAAGGATACCGAAACTTGTAATGTCTTTTCTTTGTATAAATTATTAGCTTCTGAAAGTGATTTGAAGACAATGAAACAAAATTATGCAGGTGGAAATTATGGCTATGGACATGCAAAAAAGGCTCTTTTAGAACTTATCTTAGATAAATATAAGAACGAAAGAATTACTTTTGATAAACTAATGGCAGATGAAAAAGAACTAGATAATAAACTCAAAATAGGTGAAGAAAAAGCACGAAAAGTAGCTTTTGAAGTTTTACAGAAAGTAAGGAAGCAGTTGGGGTTTGCGTAA
- a CDS encoding DUF2306 domain-containing protein: MDYLQLMYLHLATVVPSFFIGTVLLLIKKGTQIHKIFGRIYMILMLFTAIITLFMPATIGFTVFNHFGWIHIFSFVVLYTVPTAYFAIKKGDVKSHKRKMILLYFGALIIAGAFTFSPGRYLYGVFFG, from the coding sequence ATGGATTATTTACAACTCATGTATCTTCATTTGGCTACCGTAGTGCCTAGTTTTTTTATCGGAACAGTTCTTTTACTCATCAAAAAAGGGACACAAATTCATAAAATTTTTGGAAGAATATATATGATTTTGATGCTTTTTACAGCAATTATTACTCTTTTTATGCCTGCAACGATTGGATTTACAGTTTTCAATCATTTTGGGTGGATTCATATTTTTAGTTTTGTCGTTCTTTATACTGTTCCAACGGCTTATTTTGCCATTAAAAAAGGAGATGTAAAATCCCACAAACGAAAAATGATTTTACTATATTTTGGTGCGCTCATTATTGCAGGAGCTTTTACTTTTTCACCTGGTAGATATTTGTATGGTGTATTTTTTGGATAG